A stretch of Aureispira sp. CCB-E DNA encodes these proteins:
- a CDS encoding cold-shock protein, producing MGTNTGTVKFFNEEKGYGFIKDDNDNTDYFVHAKGLVDEIAKDDRVSYNLEEGRKGVNAVGVKLV from the coding sequence ATGGGTACCAATACAGGAACAGTAAAGTTCTTTAACGAAGAAAAAGGCTACGGCTTTATCAAAGATGATAATGACAACACAGATTACTTCGTACATGCCAAAGGTTTGGTAGATGAAATCGCTAAAGATGATCGTGTTTCTTACAATCTTGAAGAGGGAAGAAAAGGAGTGAATGCAGTAGGAGTGAAATTGGTTTAA
- a CDS encoding iron-sulfur cluster assembly accessory protein: MIFVTDSAKEQINHIRSKNENLDDNYFIRVSVTSGGCSGLSYNMDFDNESQAEDQVFEDNGVKIVTDLKSFLYLFDSTLEFSGGLDGKGFHFTNPNASRTCGCGESFAV; encoded by the coding sequence ATGATATTTGTAACTGATAGTGCTAAAGAACAAATCAACCATATTCGTTCAAAGAATGAAAACTTGGACGACAACTACTTTATTAGAGTTAGTGTAACGAGTGGTGGTTGTTCGGGCTTATCTTATAATATGGATTTTGATAACGAATCACAAGCAGAAGATCAAGTATTTGAGGACAATGGTGTCAAGATTGTCACCGACTTAAAAAGCTTTTTATACTTGTTTGACTCTACACTAGAGTTTTCTGGAGGTTTGGATGGTAAAGGGTTTCATTTTACCAACCCGAATGCTTCTAGAACCTGTGGTTGTGGCGAAAGTTTTGCGGTGTAG
- a CDS encoding IS110 family transposase has protein sequence MKKYSHYIGVDVSKLSLDLLALNSSNEIVISACTIANKTRETKTFFLNIVKQLGDKDFVVAFENTGVYSSLLACTLEELDIDYCQLSPLDLFLSKGLSRGKSDKIDAYRIAQYTLFNRMKLSLSQNNPASIEKLKVLHSQREKIVKSIKKYKSNKELEAFLPKEMLKELTKSSKSILNNLEKNLKLIEQAILATIKSERQLKIDYELVQSIPGIGPQIATYLIIVTRGFSKFKSAKKLACYAGVAPFPFQSGTSIKGRTKVSPFADKKLKSLLIIGALNAKRADRELNNYYLKKESEGKNPMLILNNIANKILGRVYAVINRQQPYINTQKFAA, from the coding sequence ATGAAAAAGTATTCCCATTACATTGGTGTAGATGTATCTAAATTAAGCTTAGACTTATTAGCACTTAATTCATCCAATGAAATTGTTATATCAGCTTGTACAATAGCTAACAAAACAAGAGAAACTAAGACTTTCTTTTTAAACATTGTTAAACAATTAGGAGATAAAGATTTTGTAGTAGCTTTTGAGAATACAGGAGTCTATAGCTCTTTACTTGCATGTACATTGGAAGAACTAGATATTGATTACTGTCAATTATCTCCTTTAGATTTGTTCTTGAGTAAAGGACTCAGTAGAGGAAAGTCAGATAAAATAGATGCTTATAGAATTGCCCAATATACCTTATTTAATCGAATGAAGTTAAGCTTGAGTCAAAACAACCCAGCTTCAATAGAAAAACTAAAAGTCCTTCATTCTCAAAGAGAAAAGATTGTTAAGTCTATAAAAAAATATAAGAGCAATAAAGAATTAGAGGCTTTTTTGCCAAAGGAAATGCTTAAAGAATTGACAAAATCAAGCAAGAGTATCTTGAATAATTTAGAGAAGAACTTGAAGTTAATCGAACAAGCAATCTTAGCCACTATAAAATCTGAACGTCAACTTAAGATAGATTATGAGTTGGTCCAAAGTATTCCTGGTATTGGTCCTCAGATTGCTACTTATTTGATCATAGTAACTCGTGGTTTTTCAAAGTTCAAAAGCGCAAAAAAGTTAGCTTGTTATGCGGGAGTTGCGCCATTCCCATTTCAATCTGGAACGAGTATAAAAGGCAGGACAAAAGTAAGTCCCTTTGCTGATAAAAAATTAAAAAGTCTATTAATAATAGGTGCTCTCAATGCTAAAAGAGCGGATAGAGAATTAAATAACTACTACCTAAAAAAAGAAAGTGAAGGAAAGAATCCCATGCTTATTTTGAATAATATCGCAAACAAAATTTTGGGTAGAGTTTATGCGGTTATTAATAGGCAGCAGCCTTATATCAATACTCAAAAATTTGCTGCTTAA
- the gldF gene encoding gliding motility-associated ABC transporter permease subunit GldF: MISIFKKEVNLFLSSLIGYIAIGVFLLATGLFLWVFPDYSIINYGFSDLGSFFRMAPYVFLFLIPAITMRTFAEETQTGTMELLATKPISDWEIILGKYLACVFLVLLSILPTFVYYYSVYQLGMPKGNLDIGATWGSYFGLFGLGAVFVSIGIFCSALTSNQIIAFMLGLFLCGFFYDAFASLARLPLFYGTSDALVEGLGINYHYASVSRGVIDSRDVVYFISMIVAFLSFTKFAIEKRKW; this comes from the coding sequence ATGATTAGCATTTTTAAGAAAGAAGTTAATTTATTTCTGAGTTCATTAATTGGTTACATTGCTATTGGCGTTTTCTTACTAGCAACAGGGTTATTTTTATGGGTTTTTCCTGATTATAGTATTATCAATTATGGATTTTCAGATTTAGGATCTTTTTTTAGAATGGCACCTTATGTCTTTCTTTTTTTGATTCCAGCAATTACCATGCGAACATTTGCAGAGGAAACACAAACAGGAACAATGGAACTGTTAGCAACAAAGCCTATTAGTGATTGGGAAATTATACTAGGAAAATATTTGGCATGTGTATTTCTCGTCTTACTTTCTATTTTACCAACGTTTGTTTATTATTATTCTGTGTATCAACTGGGAATGCCCAAAGGGAATTTGGACATAGGAGCAACTTGGGGATCGTACTTTGGTTTGTTTGGTTTGGGAGCTGTTTTTGTATCTATTGGCATTTTTTGTTCTGCTCTGACCAGCAACCAGATTATTGCTTTTATGCTGGGCTTATTTTTATGTGGCTTTTTCTATGATGCTTTTGCTAGTTTGGCAAGATTGCCACTATTTTACGGAACCAGTGATGCTTTGGTGGAAGGGTTAGGGATTAATTATCACTATGCTTCTGTGAGTAGAGGGGTAATTGATTCTAGAGATGTGGTTTATTTTATTAGTATGATTGTCGCTTTTTTATCTTTTACAAAATTTGCGATAGAAAAACGAAAATGGTAA
- the gldG gene encoding gliding motility-associated ABC transporter substrate-binding protein GldG, which produces MQNSRFIQSLVSLALVLGILIFVNVISSFYYSDIDLTEDKRFTLNPATYELVEELEEVLTIEVLLEGDFPSSFKRLQNATSDLLSKLRGHNSSIQVRWVDPMSGTEEENIANGEALSKDGIYPINLTNSTRGGNVRKAMLAFPYAVIRYKQQKTVIPLLETTGGYNKDYTRMEAINPSINLLEYKFANAIQKLKMRNRPRMVLMTGHGELQRPWTESLEAAMFKYYDIARLNLDDVTYIDTNIHVVIIPKPIRPFPPQHLFMIDQYMMNGGNVIWLVDPLNMEADSLKRAGVFMPNEHKLDINNFLFNYGVRINPNLVSDWECSVIPVNVSPTPERPQIESRKWFYHPKAYPYATPLDAQETGSHTIQHPIVQNLDFVDTRYPASIDTIKTSNYIKKTPLLRSSQYSKVQYPPVRVSIDIMDKGITKDAFTKGNQDIAVLLEGSFTSYYKNRVSPEMLAGLKKLGQPFKEQGKPAKMIVIADGDIAKNALDPANKRKPTPLPLGINPFDGYHYGNQDFLMNCMEYMIDNKGIIASRNKQIKLRPLDQERAFDEKMAISIKKIQLITLPKWPMINLVLPLLVLIIFGRLYTYVRRKRFGIQKKEEE; this is translated from the coding sequence ATGCAAAATTCACGCTTTATACAATCATTGGTAAGCCTAGCTTTGGTTTTGGGGATTCTGATATTTGTTAATGTTATTTCTAGTTTTTATTACTCAGATATTGATTTAACAGAAGACAAACGATTTACCCTCAATCCTGCCACCTATGAATTGGTAGAAGAGTTGGAGGAAGTACTAACTATAGAAGTTTTATTAGAAGGTGATTTCCCTTCTTCTTTCAAACGTTTGCAAAATGCAACATCGGATTTGTTGAGCAAATTGAGAGGCCATAATTCTTCTATTCAAGTTCGTTGGGTTGACCCAATGAGTGGTACCGAAGAAGAAAATATTGCTAATGGAGAAGCTTTGTCTAAAGATGGCATTTATCCCATTAATTTAACCAATTCGACAAGAGGTGGAAATGTCCGAAAAGCAATGTTGGCGTTTCCTTATGCGGTCATTCGTTATAAACAACAGAAAACCGTGATTCCATTGTTAGAAACCACAGGGGGGTACAACAAGGATTACACAAGAATGGAAGCTATTAACCCCTCTATCAATTTGTTAGAGTATAAATTTGCGAATGCCATTCAAAAGCTGAAAATGAGAAACCGTCCTCGAATGGTTTTGATGACTGGTCATGGCGAATTGCAACGCCCTTGGACGGAGTCTTTGGAGGCTGCTATGTTTAAATACTATGATATAGCTCGGCTTAATCTGGATGATGTGACGTATATTGATACCAATATACATGTTGTTATTATTCCAAAACCAATCCGTCCGTTCCCTCCACAGCATTTGTTTATGATCGACCAATATATGATGAATGGAGGAAATGTAATTTGGTTGGTAGATCCTTTGAATATGGAGGCAGATAGTTTGAAGAGGGCAGGCGTATTTATGCCCAATGAACATAAATTGGACATTAATAATTTCTTATTCAATTATGGTGTACGAATTAACCCTAACTTGGTGTCTGATTGGGAGTGTAGTGTTATCCCTGTTAATGTTAGTCCAACACCAGAAAGACCACAAATCGAATCAAGAAAATGGTTCTACCATCCTAAAGCATATCCGTATGCAACACCGTTAGATGCTCAAGAAACGGGAAGTCATACGATCCAACATCCTATTGTCCAGAATTTAGACTTTGTAGATACCCGTTATCCTGCTAGTATAGATACCATAAAAACGAGTAATTATATTAAAAAAACGCCTTTGTTGAGAAGTTCTCAATATAGCAAAGTGCAGTATCCTCCTGTTCGAGTAAGTATTGATATCATGGACAAAGGCATCACAAAAGATGCGTTCACCAAAGGAAATCAAGATATTGCGGTATTACTAGAAGGTTCGTTTACTTCTTATTACAAAAACAGGGTTTCTCCTGAAATGTTAGCTGGGTTAAAAAAATTGGGACAACCATTTAAAGAGCAGGGTAAACCAGCCAAAATGATTGTTATTGCAGATGGAGATATTGCTAAAAATGCTTTGGATCCAGCCAACAAAAGAAAACCAACTCCATTACCTTTAGGAATAAACCCGTTTGATGGCTATCATTATGGTAATCAAGATTTCTTGATGAATTGCATGGAGTACATGATTGATAATAAGGGGATTATAGCATCAAGGAATAAACAGATTAAACTGCGTCCTTTGGATCAAGAACGAGCTTTTGATGAAAAAATGGCAATTAGTATTAAAAAAATACAACTAATAACATTACCTAAATGGCCAATGATAAACCTTGTTCTGCCTTTATTAGTTTTGATTATTTTTGGGCGATTGTACACCTATGTAAGAAGAAAACGTTTTGGAATTCAAAAGAAAGAAGAAGAATAA
- the iscU gene encoding Fe-S cluster assembly scaffold IscU — MAYSDKLLDHFKKPKNVGTLDKNQKNVGTGLVGAPECGDVMRLQIEVDEESGVIKDAKFKTFGCGSAIASSSLATEWLKGKTLDEASSIDNMDIVEELELPPVKIHCSVLAEDAIKSAIKDYKSKNAE, encoded by the coding sequence ATGGCTTATTCTGATAAATTGTTAGACCACTTCAAGAAACCTAAAAATGTTGGTACCCTAGACAAAAACCAAAAAAATGTTGGTACTGGACTTGTTGGCGCTCCTGAATGTGGTGATGTTATGCGTCTTCAAATTGAAGTAGACGAAGAATCTGGCGTTATCAAAGATGCTAAATTCAAAACATTTGGCTGTGGTTCTGCCATCGCTTCTTCTTCTTTGGCTACAGAGTGGCTCAAAGGCAAAACATTGGATGAGGCTTCTTCTATTGACAATATGGATATTGTTGAGGAATTAGAATTGCCTCCTGTAAAAATTCACTGTTCTGTTTTGGCAGAAGATGCTATCAAATCAGCAATCAAAGATTACAAAAGTAAAAACGCTGAGTAA
- a CDS encoding IscS subfamily cysteine desulfurase — protein MSDKKLIYLDNNATTPVDPRVVEAMIPYFTEHFGNAASRNHPFGWAAEGAVDKAREQIADLIGADPREIIFTSGATEADNLAIKGVAEMYKRKGNHIITLETEHKAVLDTCKKLEKEGCEITYLKVDRQGLVDLAELEAAIRPTTILVSIMFANNEIGVVQPMKAISDICVKHQVLFMTDATQAVGKIPVNVKELGIHLMAFSAHKMYGPKGVGVLYVSRKAPRVKVTAQMDGGGHERGMRSGTLNVPGIVGLGKACELCKLEMEADAERLSKLRDKLETELMKIEEVVFNGHPEYRMPHMTNLSFKHVEGEGLMMTFNQNIALSSGSACTSASLEPSYVLKALGLGDDLAHSSLRISLGRFTTEEDIDFAIEAIRNGVNHMRELSPIWEMYKEGIDLDSVEWAEH, from the coding sequence ATGTCTGACAAAAAATTAATTTACTTAGATAATAACGCCACAACTCCAGTTGACCCAAGAGTAGTTGAGGCTATGATACCTTACTTTACTGAACATTTTGGAAATGCAGCCAGCAGAAACCATCCTTTTGGTTGGGCTGCAGAAGGAGCTGTTGACAAAGCAAGAGAGCAAATTGCAGATTTGATTGGAGCAGATCCTCGTGAAATCATTTTCACTTCTGGTGCAACTGAAGCAGATAATCTAGCCATCAAGGGAGTTGCTGAAATGTACAAGCGTAAAGGAAATCATATTATTACCTTAGAGACAGAACATAAAGCTGTTTTAGACACTTGTAAAAAGCTAGAAAAAGAAGGTTGCGAAATTACCTACTTAAAAGTGGATCGCCAAGGTTTGGTCGATTTGGCAGAATTAGAAGCTGCTATTCGTCCTACAACTATTTTGGTGTCTATCATGTTTGCTAATAACGAGATTGGTGTCGTTCAACCAATGAAAGCAATTAGCGACATTTGTGTCAAACACCAAGTGTTGTTTATGACAGATGCTACTCAAGCAGTAGGAAAGATTCCTGTTAACGTTAAAGAGTTGGGCATTCATTTAATGGCATTTTCTGCTCATAAAATGTATGGACCTAAAGGTGTTGGTGTTTTATATGTATCTCGCAAAGCTCCTCGTGTAAAAGTAACCGCTCAAATGGATGGTGGTGGACACGAACGTGGCATGCGCTCGGGTACGCTAAATGTGCCTGGTATTGTGGGCTTGGGAAAAGCTTGTGAGCTTTGTAAACTAGAAATGGAGGCTGATGCAGAACGCTTGTCTAAATTGAGAGACAAACTAGAGACTGAATTGATGAAAATTGAAGAAGTTGTCTTTAATGGTCATCCTGAATACAGAATGCCACACATGACAAATCTATCGTTTAAACATGTAGAAGGCGAAGGCTTGATGATGACGTTCAACCAAAATATTGCGCTTTCTTCAGGTTCTGCCTGTACCTCTGCCTCTTTAGAGCCTTCTTATGTTCTAAAAGCATTGGGCTTGGGTGATGATTTGGCGCACTCTTCTCTTCGTATCAGCTTAGGGCGTTTTACAACCGAGGAAGATATTGACTTTGCAATCGAAGCGATTCGCAATGGTGTAAATCATATGCGCGAACTGTCTCCAATTTGGGAAATGTACAAGGAAGGTATCGACCTAGATTCTGTAGAATGGGCAGAACACTAA